Part of the Flagellimonas eckloniae genome, CAAATCATCAACCAGAACGCCAATATAGGCCTCGTCCCTTTTCAAAATAAAGGGGTCTTTTTCATTAATCTTTAAATGCGCATTCATCCCCGCCATCAATCCTTGCGATGCTGCTTCTTCATATCCGGTAGTTCCGTTAATCTGACCTGCAAAATACAAGTTGTTGACCAACTTGGTTTCCAATGTATGTTTTAGTTGCGTTGGTGGGAAGTAATCATATTCTATCGCATATCCCGGTCTAAAGAATTTTACATTCTCAAAACCTTTAACTGACTTCAATGCTTTATACTGAACATCCTCTGGCAAAGAAGTGGAGAAACCATTTACATATACCTCAACTGTATGCCAACCTTCTGGTTCTACAAAAATCTGATGCGAATCCTTATCCGCAAAACGATTGATCTTGTCCTCAATAGACGGACAATATCTAGGCCCGATACTTTTAATTCTACCGTTGAACATCGGAGAACGGTCAAACCCTTCTCGTAACAAATCATGAACCAAGGCACTGGTATGTGTCATATGACAGTCCCGTTGTTCAGTTAAAACAGGGGTTTGCAAGTAGGAAAATTTTTCTGGGTTTTCGTCTCCGGGCTGAAGAATCATTTTAGAATAATCCAAAGAACGGCCATCAACCCTTGGTGGTGTTCCTGTCTTCATTCTTCCACTATCAAAACCGAAATCAGTCAGTTGTTCAGTAATCCCAGTAGCTGCTTTTTCACCTGCTCTTCCACCCCCAAATTGTTTCTCTCCTATATGAATAAGGCCATTCAAAAAAGTGCCATTAGTTAAAACAACTGCTTTAGATTTGACATCAATTCCTAACGATGTTCTAACTCCTACAATCTTATCTCCTTCGACCAATAAACCTGAAACCATCTCCTGGTAAAAATCCACTTTTGGGGTGTTCTCCAAAGCCAATCTCCACTCTTCAGCAAAACGCATTCTATCATTCTGCGCTCTTGGACTCCACATTGCAGGACCCTTAGATTTATTCAGCATCTTAAATTGAATGGCAGACTTGTCCGTAATAATCCCACTATAACCTCCGAGTGCATCAATCTCACGAACTATTTGTCCCTTTGCAATTCCGCCCATGGCAGGATTACAGGACATTTGTCCAATAGTCTGAAGGTTCATCGTAACCAGCAAAGTCTTAGACCCCATATTGGCTGCCGCGGCTGCCGCCTCAGCTCCGGCATGACCTCCACCAACTACAATTACATCATATTCTTTTTCAAACATATCTAATGTTCCACGTGGAACAATTTAATTTTTTCCGCTTCCTTCGCTCTCATTACACTCCTCTCGTCCTCACTCTTATCCTTAAAGCCCATAAGGTGCAACAACCCATGACTCATAACCCTCAAGAGCTCATCTTCTCTACTTGCTTTGTAGGTCTCTGCATTATCCATTACTCTTTCTGTTGAGATAAAAATATCCCCAGAAAGTGTTTTCTCATTTGAATAATCAAAGGTTATAATATCTGTAAAAGTGTCGTGATTTAAATACTTCTGATTGATGTTCAACAAATACGAATCTGAGCAAAAAACATAGTCCAATTGTCCCACTGAAAAACTCTCAGTTTCAACAACTCTAGTAATCCAATCGGAATATTTGGTTTTGTCCTCTAAAACGAATTCTGATTCAAAATGGAACTCAATCATTCTTAAAATAAACCTTAACCTTCTTTTCGTAATTTTGCCGCAAAGGTAGTGCTTGTCTATTTAATATTTCAATGTCGTTCTGGTATTCCCTTAGTAGCTCCGGTTTCGTAGTTATGGGGTTCGTAAATCTATTCAGGTTTGTATTACTTTCACGCTCCTTTTTCTTACCTTGTTTTAGTGTGGCATTTTCCAACTTTAATAGTTCATGTTGAATCGTATTAACCTTGTTCCTTGTGCGCTGTGTGATACCATTCTCCAATAAGTCATTTTCAAAATCCTCCATTTGCCTAATCATCTTTTTAGCCAAATTTCTATCAGCTTCATTGATTAAATCTTTCAACTGTTTTTCTAATTGCTGACGGATATACTGCTGTTCTTTGTAGATTTCATATATCTCACTTAAGCCCATTTCTCCATCGCCACCTTGGCCGCCTTCTCCGTTTTCACCACCATTCTCACCTTGGCCGCCTTCTTTGCCTTCTCCTTCACCGTCCTTACCTTGACTGCCTTTTTCTCCATCTTTACCTGAGCCCTCTTTCTCCCCTTCCCCGGGTTTTCCATCGCCATTTTCTCCTTCTTCTCCTTCACTATTCTTTCCCTGTTGACCTGACTTTCCCATCTTCTCTTGAACTCCTTGCTGTCCCTTGATAATATCTGGAAGTTGAAAATCTGCACCTCCCTGTCCGCTTCCTTGGCCAGGTTTCATGTTTTGTTGCATGTTATCCAAGATATTGGCCAAGATGTCCGCCAAAGCATTGGTAGCGTTCACCACGTATTGTTGGTAAGAGGCCCCTTGAAATATTTGGTTTTCGGCAATGCTTTCTAATGAC contains:
- the mnmG gene encoding tRNA uridine-5-carboxymethylaminomethyl(34) synthesis enzyme MnmG produces the protein MFEKEYDVIVVGGGHAGAEAAAAAANMGSKTLLVTMNLQTIGQMSCNPAMGGIAKGQIVREIDALGGYSGIITDKSAIQFKMLNKSKGPAMWSPRAQNDRMRFAEEWRLALENTPKVDFYQEMVSGLLVEGDKIVGVRTSLGIDVKSKAVVLTNGTFLNGLIHIGEKQFGGGRAGEKAATGITEQLTDFGFDSGRMKTGTPPRVDGRSLDYSKMILQPGDENPEKFSYLQTPVLTEQRDCHMTHTSALVHDLLREGFDRSPMFNGRIKSIGPRYCPSIEDKINRFADKDSHQIFVEPEGWHTVEVYVNGFSTSLPEDVQYKALKSVKGFENVKFFRPGYAIEYDYFPPTQLKHTLETKLVNNLYFAGQINGTTGYEEAASQGLMAGMNAHLKINEKDPFILKRDEAYIGVLVDDLITKGTEEPYRMFTSRAEYRTLLRQDNADLRLTPKSFEVGLANKERMERMEKKQNEADSFVSFFRKTSFSPEEINPILESVSSSKVRQSDKLFKVFSRPKVTMDHMLQLDSVSSFVEENKFNSEVLEQTEIQVKYSGYIEKEKNNADKLHRLENVKIPEGFDYSKLKSLSYEAREKLEAIRPVTISQASRISGVSPSDISVLLVFLGR
- the ybeY gene encoding rRNA maturation RNase YbeY, with product MIEFHFESEFVLEDKTKYSDWITRVVETESFSVGQLDYVFCSDSYLLNINQKYLNHDTFTDIITFDYSNEKTLSGDIFISTERVMDNAETYKASREDELLRVMSHGLLHLMGFKDKSEDERSVMRAKEAEKIKLFHVEH